GCTCCAGCCATCCTGCGCGGCCTCCTTGCGGTAGCTCGGGCGGTAGTCGGCGTGGAAGGCGTGCGGCGCGTCCGGGTAGACAACGAACTCCGACGCCTTCGCGGCGGGCGACCCCGCACCAAGAGCGGCTTTCATCTTATCAACCGTGTCAAGCGGTATGCCGCCATCTTTTTCACCATACAGGCCCAGCACCGGCGCCTTGAGGATGGGCGCGACATCCGCCGGCTGCTTCGGGGTCAGCGCGCTGGCCTGCCCCACCAGCCGCCCGTACCAGGCCACGCCCGCCTTCACCGGCCCATGCTCCGCGTACAGCCAGGTGATGCGCCCGCCCCAGCAGAAGCCGGTGATGGCGATCTTCCGCAGGTCGCCGCCATGGGCCCCCGCCCATTGCACAGCGCCGTCCAGGTCGGCTATGACCTGGGCGTCGGGCACCTTGGCGATGATCTCGCTCATGAGCTTGGCCACCTCGCCGTAGGCCCCGGGGTCGCCCTGGCGCGCAAACAGCTCGGGCGCAATCGCCAGATAGCCCGCGTGCGCCAGGCGCCGGCAGATGTCGGCGATGTACGCGTGCACCCCGAAGATCTCAGAGACCACCAGCACCACGGGCAGGCCCGACCTGCCCTGCGGCGCGGCCCGGTAGGCATGCACCCGGGCGCCATCGACGGTGAAACTCACCGCCCCCGCCGAGAGCCCGTCGGCGGGCGTGGCGATCGCCTGCTGCGCCATCACGGGCGCGGCGGCTGCGGCGTAGCCTGCGCCCAGCATCAGTTGCAGGGCGGAACGCCGGCTGGCGCCCTGGACAGGCACGAGGGCGTCGAAGTCTTGCCGGAGGTCGCCATGCAGCATGGAAGTGCTCCTGTAACGGGGTTGGGGCCGGCAAGTGTAGTGTTCCTTCCCGCGCCGCATGCCCCGGGGCGCGGGCTGCCGCCTCTCACCACATGGGCTTGCGCTTCTCGACGAAGGCCGCGATGCCCTCCCTGGCGGCGTCGGTCAGCGCCACGTTGCAAAAGCTGTCGGCCGCGGCC
This region of Alicycliphilus denitrificans K601 genomic DNA includes:
- a CDS encoding dienelactone hydrolase family protein, which encodes MLHGDLRQDFDALVPVQGASRRSALQLMLGAGYAAAAAPVMAQQAIATPADGLSAGAVSFTVDGARVHAYRAAPQGRSGLPVVLVVSEIFGVHAYIADICRRLAHAGYLAIAPELFARQGDPGAYGEVAKLMSEIIAKVPDAQVIADLDGAVQWAGAHGGDLRKIAITGFCWGGRITWLYAEHGPVKAGVAWYGRLVGQASALTPKQPADVAPILKAPVLGLYGEKDGGIPLDTVDKMKAALGAGSPAAKASEFVVYPDAPHAFHADYRPSYRKEAAQDGWSRMLAWFKRHGVA